A single Argentina anserina chromosome 7, drPotAnse1.1, whole genome shotgun sequence DNA region contains:
- the LOC126802639 gene encoding chalcone isomerase-like protein 2 produces MGAVGAEVVLVDEIPFPSVITTTKPLALLGHGITDIEIHFLQIKFTAIGVYLDTEIVGHLQKWKTKKGTELAEDDDFFDALIAAPVEKFLRVVVIKEIKGSQYGVQLESSVRDRLAADDKYEEEEEEALEKIVEFFQSKYFKKDSLITFHFPATSPTAEIVFTTEGKEESKIKVENANVVEMIQKWYLGGTRGVSPSTISCLANTLSAELAK; encoded by the exons A TGGGTGCAGTGGGTGCAGAAGTAGTGTTGGTGGATGAAATCCCTTTCCCTTCAGTGATCACAACCACCAAGCCATTAGCTCTTCTTGGTCATG GGATCACAGACATTGAGATACACTTTCTGCAAATCAAGTTCACAGCAATTGGGGTTTATTTGGACACTGAGATTGTGGGACATCTGCAGAAATGGAAGACAAAGAAAGGAACAGAGCTTGCAGAAGATGATGACTTCTTTGATGCGCTTATTGCTG CTCCTGTAGAGAAATTCCTAAGGGTTGTGGTGATCAAGGAGATCAAAGGGTCTCAATATGGGGTGCAGCTTGAAAGTTCAGTGAGGGATAGATTGGCAGCTGATGATAAAtatgaggaagaggaggaggaagccTTGGAGAAGATTGTTGAGTTCTTCCAATCAAAATATTTTAAGAAGGATTCCCTCATCACATTTCATTTTCCAGCTACTTCCCCAACAGCTGAG ATTGTGTTTACTACTGAAGGGAAGGAGGAGTCGAAGATCAAAGTGGAGAATGCAAATGTGGTCGAGATGATCCAGAAATGGTATTTGGGTGGAACAAGAGGGGTGTCTCCTTCAACCATATCCTGCTTGGCTAACACACTTTCTGCTGAATTGGCCAAGTGA
- the LOC126802537 gene encoding RING-H2 finger protein ATL74-like, with protein MVSTVLLYHRPHRLLLDPGQPANESRTHNGAYSNEANFDTNMVIILAALICALICALGLNSIVRCALRCSRRFSLETPDETAARLAGTGLKKSTLRQIPIVAYGSGVLKIFSATDCPICLGEFSDGQKVRVLPKCNHGFHVRCIDTWLLSHSSCPTCRQSLLEPQPQSSDSSEAQNDVVVPVSGDEAG; from the coding sequence ATGGTAAGCACTGTTCTTCTTTACCACCGTCCCCATCGCCTCCTTCTCGATCCAGGGCAGCCTGCCAATGAAAGCAGAACACATAATGGAGCATACTCCAACGAAGCGAATTTCGACACCAACATGGTGATCATCCTAGCAGCTCTTATCTGTGCCCTGATATGTGCATTAGGTTTAAACTCAATAGTGAGGTGTGCCCTCAGATGCAGCAGGAGGTTTTCTCTTGAGACCCCAGATGAGACTGCAGCAAGGTTAGCAGGCACAGGGCTTAAGAAGAGCACATTAAGGCAGATTCCCATTGTGGCATATGGGTCTGGGGTGCTTAAAATTTTTAGTGCCACTGACTGCCCAATTTGCCTTGGGGAATTTTCAGACGGGCAGAAAGTTAGGGTTTTGCCAAAGTGTAACCATGGTTTTCATGTGAGGTGCATAGACACATGGCTCTTGTCACATTCTTCTTGCCCAACTTGCAGGCAGTCATTGCTGGAACCACAGCCACAAAGTTCAGATTCTTCAGAAGCACAGAATGATGTGGTGGTTCCTGTTTCTGGTGATGAGGCTGGTTGA